One stretch of Zhihengliuella flava DNA includes these proteins:
- a CDS encoding PHP domain-containing protein — MRIDLHTHSCVSDGTESPGEVVRAAAAAGLDVVALTDHDQTAGWAEAAAAAASAGIGFIPGMEISCRSSDGISVHLLCYLHDPADAELVAELDAARSSRQTRARRMVEILAEDFPLTWDMVQEQTHDGATIGRPHIADALVAAGVVVDRSHAFATILTPRSRYYVGHYAVDAARAVRLVRQAGGVPVFAHPVASARGRVVGQPVFTELIEAGLLGVEIAHRDNPEDGRRFLRQLAAEHDLIVTGSSDYHGAGKPNRLGEHLTEPAQLERLLAAGSGSAAVGL; from the coding sequence ATGCGGATCGACCTTCACACCCACTCGTGCGTCTCCGACGGAACCGAATCGCCGGGCGAAGTGGTGCGGGCCGCCGCAGCAGCAGGGCTCGACGTCGTCGCCTTGACCGATCACGATCAGACGGCTGGCTGGGCGGAGGCCGCCGCGGCCGCGGCGTCTGCCGGAATCGGGTTCATTCCCGGCATGGAAATCTCCTGCCGCAGCTCCGACGGGATCAGCGTGCACCTGCTGTGCTACCTGCATGACCCGGCGGACGCGGAGCTGGTCGCTGAACTCGACGCGGCCAGGTCCTCGCGCCAGACCCGAGCCCGGCGCATGGTGGAGATCTTGGCCGAGGACTTCCCGCTCACGTGGGACATGGTGCAAGAGCAGACGCACGACGGCGCCACGATCGGGCGCCCACACATCGCGGACGCGCTGGTCGCGGCCGGCGTCGTCGTCGATCGCTCGCACGCCTTTGCGACGATCCTCACGCCCCGCTCCCGGTACTACGTCGGACACTATGCGGTCGACGCCGCCCGAGCCGTGCGGTTGGTGCGGCAGGCCGGTGGCGTGCCCGTGTTCGCGCACCCCGTCGCCTCCGCGCGGGGGCGCGTGGTGGGCCAGCCGGTGTTTACCGAATTGATTGAGGCCGGTTTGCTGGGGGTGGAGATCGCTCACCGGGATAATCCGGAGGACGGGCGGCGCTTCCTCCGGCAACTCGCCGCCGAGCACGACCTCATCGTGACCGGCTCGAGTGATTATCACGGCGCCGGCAAGCCCAACCGGCTCGGTGAACATCTCACCGAGCCGGCCCAGCTGGAACGCCTCCTCGCCGCCGGATCCGGCAGCGCCGCCGTCGGGCTTTAG
- a CDS encoding DEAD/DEAH box helicase, with the protein MALTTDIENTPAEAVAASQTFADFTVRGDIVASLADKNILHPFPIQAMTLPIALGGHDIIGQAKTGTGKTLGFGIPALQRVVAPGDAGFEDLATPGAPQALIVAPTRELAVQVAEDLTVAAKRSSARIATIYGGRAYEPQIEQLQGGVEIVVGTPGRLLDLYKQKHLNLKNIRIVVLDEADEMLDLGFLPDVERILAAVPEVRQTMLFSATMPGPVIAMARRFMSQPTHIRAHDPSDEGVTKKDIRQVVYRAHPMDKDEVVARILQAEGRGRSIIFARTKRAAARLSEELTDRGFAAGALHGDLGQGAREQALRAFRNNKVDVLVATDVAARGIDVDDVTHVINLQCPEDEKTYLHRVGRTGRAGNKGTAVTLVDWEDVPRWGLINKALGLDQADPVETYSSSPHLYTDLNIAEGTKGRLPRDKRTAAGLSAEKAEDLGETGGKKPSRGGQGRGGRGRGRSQDGERRHGHSHGRADRPNKEATGEGRGTRADEAEKTDRPRRRRPRTRRRNGEVVNKRDDQ; encoded by the coding sequence ATGGCATTGACCACCGATATTGAGAACACACCGGCCGAAGCAGTCGCCGCGAGCCAGACGTTCGCCGACTTCACCGTCCGAGGCGACATTGTCGCCTCGTTGGCCGACAAGAACATTTTGCACCCCTTCCCGATCCAGGCCATGACGCTGCCGATCGCCCTCGGCGGTCACGACATCATCGGCCAGGCCAAGACGGGCACGGGAAAGACCCTCGGGTTCGGCATCCCGGCCCTGCAGCGCGTCGTCGCCCCCGGTGACGCCGGGTTCGAGGACCTGGCGACGCCGGGTGCCCCGCAGGCACTGATCGTCGCCCCGACGCGCGAGCTCGCCGTCCAGGTGGCCGAGGACCTGACCGTGGCGGCGAAGCGGTCCTCGGCACGCATCGCCACGATCTACGGTGGCCGCGCCTACGAGCCGCAAATCGAGCAGCTGCAGGGCGGCGTCGAGATCGTCGTCGGCACCCCGGGACGCCTGCTGGACCTCTACAAGCAAAAGCACCTGAACCTGAAGAACATCCGGATCGTCGTCTTGGATGAGGCCGACGAGATGCTGGACCTCGGCTTCCTGCCCGACGTCGAGCGCATCCTCGCGGCCGTTCCCGAGGTGCGCCAAACCATGTTGTTCTCCGCCACCATGCCCGGCCCCGTGATCGCCATGGCCCGCCGTTTCATGTCCCAGCCAACGCACATCCGCGCGCACGATCCCTCCGATGAGGGCGTGACCAAGAAGGACATCCGTCAGGTCGTCTACCGCGCCCACCCCATGGACAAGGACGAGGTGGTCGCCCGCATTCTGCAGGCCGAAGGGCGCGGGCGCAGCATCATCTTTGCGCGCACCAAGCGCGCCGCCGCTCGGTTGTCCGAGGAACTGACCGACCGTGGTTTCGCCGCCGGGGCCCTGCACGGAGACTTGGGGCAGGGGGCCCGAGAGCAGGCCCTGCGTGCGTTCCGCAATAACAAGGTTGACGTGCTCGTGGCGACCGACGTCGCCGCCCGAGGCATCGACGTCGACGATGTCACCCACGTCATTAATCTGCAGTGCCCGGAGGACGAGAAGACCTACCTGCACCGCGTGGGGCGCACGGGCCGCGCCGGCAACAAGGGCACCGCCGTCACCCTCGTCGATTGGGAAGACGTGCCGCGTTGGGGCCTGATCAACAAAGCCCTCGGCCTCGATCAGGCCGATCCCGTGGAAACCTACTCCTCCTCCCCCCACCTCTACACGGACCTGAACATTGCCGAGGGGACCAAGGGGCGCCTGCCGCGGGACAAGCGGACGGCGGCCGGCCTCTCGGCGGAAAAGGCGGAGGACCTCGGCGAGACCGGCGGCAAGAAGCCCTCCCGCGGAGGCCAGGGGCGGGGCGGCCGGGGCCGCGGCCGCTCTCAGGACGGCGAGCGCCGGCATGGCCACAGTCACGGACGGGCCGACCGCCCGAACAAAGAGGCGACGGGCGAGGGCCGAGGCACCCGCGCCGATGAAGCGGAGAAGACGGACCGGCCCCGCCGCCGTCGCCCCCGGACGCGCCGCCGCAACGGCGAAGTCGTGAACAAGCGCGACGACCAGTAG
- a CDS encoding DUF3107 domain-containing protein, whose amino-acid sequence MDVRIGIQNVAREVVIDSNEAPEAVAKTVSDALSAGGLLTLTDAKGRQVIIPTNTIGFVEVGSETARPVGFAQ is encoded by the coding sequence ATGGACGTACGCATCGGAATTCAGAATGTTGCCCGCGAGGTCGTCATCGACTCGAACGAGGCCCCGGAGGCTGTCGCCAAGACGGTCTCCGACGCACTGTCCGCCGGCGGTCTGCTCACGCTGACCGATGCCAAGGGACGTCAGGTGATCATCCCGACCAACACCATCGGGTTCGTCGAGGTGGGCTCCGAGACCGCGCGGCCCGTCGGCTTCGCTCAGTAG
- a CDS encoding ferritin-like fold-containing protein, producing MTHTDSALRDALFGLMAYRELTTFERLSSDARFSPRLADRAELARLAVAEFEHFEVVCAELVAAGRDPQEAMLPFVEVIDELHERTRPGDWHESLMKAYVLDSVVADVYRALGARIGDQADRVAQRIQELDAQATWLTERLRADLDNERLRSRLALWGRRLMGEALTRSRSLLATTVFGTLLSPQEEKELFAQLVRHHAQRMSALGLTA from the coding sequence ATGACCCACACCGATTCCGCGCTGCGCGATGCGCTCTTTGGGCTCATGGCCTACCGAGAGCTGACGACCTTCGAACGCCTCTCCTCGGATGCCCGCTTCTCGCCGCGCTTGGCGGATCGGGCCGAGTTGGCGCGCTTGGCCGTCGCCGAGTTCGAGCATTTCGAGGTGGTGTGTGCTGAGTTGGTGGCCGCCGGACGAGATCCGCAGGAGGCCATGCTGCCGTTCGTCGAGGTCATCGATGAGCTGCACGAGCGCACGCGGCCGGGGGACTGGCACGAATCGTTGATGAAGGCCTACGTCCTCGACTCCGTGGTGGCGGATGTCTACCGCGCCTTGGGGGCCCGCATCGGCGATCAGGCGGACCGCGTGGCCCAGCGAATTCAGGAGCTCGACGCGCAGGCGACCTGGTTGACGGAGCGCCTCCGCGCGGATCTGGACAATGAACGCTTGCGCTCGCGCCTCGCGCTCTGGGGGCGCCGGCTCATGGGAGAGGCGTTGACACGATCACGCTCGCTGCTGGCCACCACGGTGTTCGGCACGCTGCTCTCCCCACAGGAGGAGAAGGAGCTTTTCGCCCAGTTGGTCAGGCATCACGCCCAGCGCATGAGCGCACTGGGCCTCACGGCCTAG
- a CDS encoding aminopeptidase P family protein, whose protein sequence is MTEENNTSQSQPIEDRVNNRSQRPSSDAFKEFMASQWAPADTTLPPQDAVAPYAAQRRLKLSQRFPGERLVIPAGPLKVRSNDTDYRFRPHSGFAHLTGLGLDHEPDAVLVFNPVAEGAGDDGGNHHVSLYFRPMAGRDTEEFYSNARSGEFWIGKRPTLAELQARLNIPTAHMDEQLEDAITEGAGNTALGGLRLRLLRDVDLNCDALVDTSRINTAVDLEESDRLDAELAEALSEIRLVKDEWEIEQMRAAVEATMNGFHQVAQALPRAVEHKRGERVVEGAFFARAREEGNDLGYDTIAASGNNATVLHWMRNSGQVNSGDLILVDAGVEADSLYTADITRTMPVNGKYTDIQRKIYQAILDAQDAAFEVAKPGRKFRELHEAAITVLAQRLDEWGLLPVSLEEALSPEGQQHRRWMPHGTSHHLGLDVHDCAQAKRDMYLDGVLEPGMVFTIEPGLYFKEEDLAVPEEYRGIGVRLEDDVLVTEDGCVNLSADLPRTPDEIEAWMAAAQAS, encoded by the coding sequence ATGACTGAAGAGAACAACACCTCCCAATCGCAGCCCATCGAGGACCGTGTGAACAACCGTTCGCAACGCCCGTCCTCGGACGCCTTCAAAGAGTTTATGGCCAGCCAGTGGGCACCGGCAGACACCACCCTGCCGCCGCAGGACGCCGTCGCCCCCTATGCGGCCCAGCGCCGCCTGAAGCTCTCCCAGCGCTTCCCCGGCGAGCGACTAGTAATCCCGGCTGGCCCCCTGAAGGTCCGCTCGAACGACACGGACTACCGGTTCCGCCCGCACTCGGGCTTCGCCCACCTGACGGGGCTGGGGTTGGACCACGAGCCCGATGCCGTGCTCGTGTTTAACCCCGTCGCTGAAGGCGCCGGCGACGACGGTGGCAACCACCACGTGAGCCTGTACTTCCGCCCCATGGCAGGGCGGGACACCGAGGAGTTCTACTCCAACGCCCGCAGTGGCGAATTCTGGATCGGCAAACGGCCGACCCTTGCTGAACTGCAGGCCCGCCTGAACATCCCCACCGCCCATATGGACGAGCAGCTGGAAGACGCCATCACCGAGGGCGCCGGCAATACGGCACTCGGCGGCTTGCGCCTGCGGCTCCTGCGGGACGTCGACCTGAACTGCGATGCCCTGGTGGACACCTCGCGCATCAACACGGCAGTGGATCTCGAGGAGTCCGACCGCCTCGATGCCGAGCTCGCTGAGGCGCTGTCCGAAATCCGCTTGGTCAAGGACGAGTGGGAGATCGAGCAGATGCGCGCTGCGGTCGAGGCGACGATGAACGGGTTCCATCAGGTCGCCCAGGCCCTGCCGCGGGCCGTCGAGCACAAGCGCGGTGAGCGCGTCGTGGAGGGCGCGTTCTTCGCCCGTGCCCGCGAGGAAGGCAATGACCTCGGCTATGACACGATCGCGGCCTCCGGCAACAACGCCACGGTGCTGCACTGGATGCGCAATTCCGGTCAGGTGAACTCCGGCGACCTCATCTTGGTCGACGCCGGCGTGGAAGCCGACTCGCTGTACACCGCCGACATCACGCGCACGATGCCGGTGAACGGCAAGTACACGGACATTCAGCGGAAGATCTACCAGGCCATTCTCGACGCGCAGGACGCCGCCTTCGAGGTGGCCAAGCCGGGCCGCAAGTTCCGCGAGTTGCACGAGGCCGCCATCACGGTCCTCGCCCAGCGACTCGACGAGTGGGGCCTGCTCCCCGTGTCCCTCGAGGAAGCGCTCTCCCCAGAGGGCCAGCAGCACCGGCGCTGGATGCCGCACGGCACGAGCCACCACTTGGGGCTCGATGTGCACGACTGCGCGCAGGCCAAGCGGGACATGTACTTGGACGGCGTGTTGGAGCCGGGCATGGTCTTCACCATCGAGCCCGGACTGTACTTCAAGGAAGAGGATCTGGCGGTGCCCGAGGAGTACCGCGGCATCGGCGTGCGCCTTGAGGACGACGTGCTGGTTACCGAGGACGGCTGCGTGAACCTTTCCGCGGATCTGCCGCGCACCCCGGATGAGATCGAGGCGTGGATGGCGGCTGCTCAGGCGAGCTAA
- a CDS encoding general stress protein, whose amino-acid sequence MTTPFGAPTSVQDLMTLPRGEVLGRYESYLDAQKVVDYLADNDFPVSNVSIVGCDLKTVERVTMKLSYPRVALRGAAQGVMFGLFVGLLLSLFNEGNPLGQIFSSVGLGVAIWMIVAVIGYAMRRGKRDFESSNQIMAGYYDVVVGFEHIHAARQLASSLPMSSGQAGSVTPAWAPPRDASSTGSSASAPSAGSATPASPSSSDQPAADSAPAGVESRRSGYADLPDGRPQFGVRVEPTPAQEPTEPQAEPEAEQTSGEPAAEQPQAESGTDSASTQDTSEDTDSPRRES is encoded by the coding sequence ATGACCACTCCGTTCGGTGCACCCACGTCCGTTCAAGACCTCATGACCCTGCCGCGCGGCGAGGTCCTCGGCCGCTACGAGTCCTACCTCGACGCCCAAAAGGTCGTGGACTACTTGGCGGACAACGACTTCCCCGTCTCCAACGTCAGCATTGTCGGTTGTGACCTGAAGACCGTCGAGCGGGTCACCATGAAGCTCAGCTACCCGCGCGTCGCCCTGCGCGGCGCCGCCCAGGGCGTCATGTTTGGCCTGTTCGTCGGCCTCTTGCTGAGCCTCTTCAACGAGGGCAACCCGCTGGGACAGATCTTCTCCTCAGTGGGTCTCGGCGTCGCGATTTGGATGATCGTGGCCGTCATCGGCTACGCGATGCGTCGCGGCAAGCGGGACTTCGAGTCATCAAATCAGATCATGGCCGGTTACTACGACGTCGTCGTTGGGTTTGAGCACATCCACGCGGCCCGCCAGCTGGCGTCGTCGTTGCCCATGAGCAGCGGCCAAGCGGGAAGCGTCACGCCGGCGTGGGCGCCCCCGCGGGATGCGTCCTCGACTGGTTCGTCCGCGTCCGCACCGTCCGCCGGCTCGGCCACGCCCGCGAGCCCGTCGTCCTCGGATCAGCCGGCCGCCGACTCCGCCCCAGCGGGGGTCGAGTCACGCCGCAGCGGCTACGCCGATCTGCCCGACGGCCGTCCGCAGTTTGGTGTCCGGGTGGAGCCGACGCCGGCCCAGGAGCCGACCGAGCCTCAGGCCGAACCCGAGGCGGAGCAGACCTCCGGGGAGCCCGCAGCAGAACAGCCACAGGCAGAGTCCGGCACGGACAGCGCGTCAACGCAGGACACGTCGGAGGACACCGACTCGCCACGGCGGGAGTCGTAA
- a CDS encoding DNA-methyltransferase, which translates to MSRRKAEFSLHGPNLVVRADNAEVLPRLPDGAFTLIYVDPPFNTGRKQSRQTTTSVRAAEGEGDRVGFKGVAYSTLRGALRSYDDAFDDYWGFLEPRLREAWRLLAEDGTLYVHLDYREVHYAKVMLDAIFGRECFLNEIIWAYDFGGRSKSRWPAKHDTILVYVKDPDRYHFDSSAVDREPYMAPGLVTAEKAALGKLPTDVWWHTIVSPTGKEKTGYPTQKPLGVLRRIISASSRPGDWVLDFFAGSGSTGAAAHQLGRRFVCVDTNPEAIKVMRQRLGDAAEVVPGVKKP; encoded by the coding sequence GTGAGCCGCAGAAAGGCGGAGTTCTCGCTCCACGGCCCTAACCTCGTGGTCCGGGCCGATAACGCCGAGGTCCTGCCGCGCCTGCCGGACGGAGCTTTCACGCTGATCTACGTGGACCCGCCGTTCAACACGGGTCGGAAGCAGTCCCGGCAGACCACCACCAGCGTGCGGGCTGCCGAGGGCGAGGGCGACCGCGTGGGGTTCAAAGGCGTCGCCTACTCAACCCTGCGCGGTGCCCTGCGCAGCTACGACGATGCCTTCGACGACTACTGGGGCTTCCTTGAGCCGCGGCTCCGCGAAGCGTGGCGTCTCCTCGCCGAGGACGGCACGCTCTACGTGCACCTCGACTATCGGGAGGTGCACTACGCGAAAGTCATGCTGGATGCGATTTTCGGCCGCGAGTGCTTCCTGAACGAGATCATCTGGGCGTACGACTTTGGGGGGCGGTCCAAGAGCCGTTGGCCGGCGAAGCACGACACGATTCTGGTCTACGTGAAGGATCCCGACCGGTATCACTTCGACTCCTCGGCGGTGGATCGGGAGCCGTATATGGCCCCCGGCCTCGTCACGGCGGAGAAAGCTGCGCTGGGCAAGCTGCCCACGGACGTCTGGTGGCACACCATCGTCTCCCCCACCGGCAAAGAGAAGACGGGTTATCCCACCCAGAAGCCCCTCGGTGTGCTGCGGCGGATCATTTCCGCGAGCTCGCGCCCCGGCGACTGGGTCCTCGACTTCTTTGCTGGCTCGGGTTCCACCGGGGCGGCGGCGCATCAGCTCGGGCGGCGGTTTGTCTGCGTCGACACCAATCCGGAGGCGATCAAGGTCATGCGCCAGCGCCTGGGTGACGCGGCGGAGGTCGTGCCCGGAGTGAAGAAGCCCTAA